Below is a window of Deltaproteobacteria bacterium DNA.
GGAGACGACGGAGCTACCTGGCCGTCTTCGCCTCGGCGAGCGAGCCGAGCGCGATCAACGCCTCGAGGAGATCGCTGCGCGCGAGGATCCCGACGAGCTGCTTGCCCTTCACGATCGGGAGCGCGCCGATACGCTCGCGCCGCATGAGGCTCGCGGCCGCGACGATGCCGTCGTCGGGCGCCATCGTGATCACGTTCGTGGTCATCACCGACTCGACCTTGACGTCGTGCGGGTTCGGCGCCGCCTTGCGCATCGGGTCGGCGAACACCGACGGATAGGCGTCGCGAATGTCGCGGTCGCTGATGATGCCGACCAGCTCGCCGCCACGCACCACCGGCAACTGGTTGATGCGGTGCTCCTGCATGATCTGACGGGCGTGCTCGATCGTATCGAGCGGCTTGATCGTGTGCGGGTGCTTCTTCATCCACTTCTCGACGTTCATCGTTGGTCTCCGATCTCGGTGGGATCCGCGGGGCGGCCGTAGCCGGCGAGCAGCGTCGCCGACCAGCGCAGGAAGTCCTCCTCGGTCACGATGCCGACGAGAGCACCAC
It encodes the following:
- a CDS encoding CBS domain-containing protein, translating into MNVEKWMKKHPHTIKPLDTIEHARQIMQEHRINQLPVVRGGELVGIISDRDIRDAYPSVFADPMRKAAPNPHDVKVESVMTTNVITMAPDDGIVAAASLMRRERIGALPIVKGKQLVGILARSDLLEALIALGSLAEAKTAR